TCGGAACCCCGGAGCGGGGCGGGATACCATTACAAGGATCACCGGTCATCGCCGGACCGCGAATACGAGTTCATCGAGTTCGAGGTGCCGGTGGACGTTCGGCGGGTCGAGGCGGCCGTGAACTTCTACTCGGGCGAGGTCGGGGAAGGGTTGACCGGAGAGGCGCGGATCGAGTTCGAGGGCCGCGTGTACTCCGCGCCGTTCACGATCCCGGCGAGGGCGGGGAATCGCGGCCGGGGCGGTCCGGGTCAGGAGGACTACTGGGCACGGCTGGACGTGGCGGGGATGATGGGATTGAGGTGAGCGGGCATCGGCTCGGGAAATGCTTTGACACGATGTGTGGGGATTGGGGATGAGAGGCGCCCCATGGTGCCGTCTGCGGATCGACCGAACGCCTCCGATTCCGGAGTGGCCGAGGACGTGGGGTTGCTGCGGCGGGTGGGGGAACGGGATGAGGCTGCGTTTGCGCGGTTGTACGACCGGTTTGCGCGGCCGCTGTATTCCGTGGCGCTTCATGTGGTGCGCGATCCGATCACGGCGGAAGAGGTGTTGCAGGAGGTGTTCCTGCGGATTTGGGACACGGCGGGCCAGTACGACGCCGGCTGCGGCAAGCCGCTGACGTGGGCGGTGGTATTGACGAGGAACAAGGCGATCGACCGGTTGCGGGCGAACGATCGCCGTCGTCGGCTGGCCGAGGCCTACGAGGCGCGGGGCGATGCCCCTGCGGCGGTGACCGTAGAGACGGGGAGCCGGGCCCTGGGCGAGCGGGAGGAGGCGGCGCTGTTGCGCCGGGCTCTTGATGATCTCCCTGCGGAGCAGCGGGCGCCGATCGAACTGGCATTCCTATCCGGATACACGCAGACCGAGATTGCCTCGCAGCTTCAGCTCCCGCTGGGGACGGTGAAGGCACGGATCCGGCGGGGGATGTTGCAATTGCGTGCACGGCTGGAGCGCGGCACGCTGGACACGGAATCGATGGCCCCGGAGATGGCATGAGCACCGAGGAACTTGAAACGTTGGCCGCGTTGCATGCGGCCGGTGCCCTCGACGGGGAGGAGCGGCGGGTTTTCGAGGCGCGGCTGGCCTCCGGCGAGTTCGAGGCGAAGGAAGAGTTGCGGCGATTTCGGGAGGTCGCGGCACGGGTGGCGTTGGCCTGCGCGCCCGTCGCCGATCCGCCGGCCGGGCTTCGAGAGCGGGTTTTGGGAGCGGTGCGGTCGCGGGCCCCTGTTGCCGCGGCGGTTCCACCGGTGCCGGATTCTGACGGGCTGCATTTTGTGATGGGATCCGAGGAGGACGGCTGGCAGGCGCTGCCGGTGCCGGGCGCCCGGGTGAAGCTGCTCTCCCTGGTTAAGGAGCGGGGATATGCGGTGGTGCTTGGGAAGCTGGATCCCGGGGCCCAATACCCGCCGCATCGGCACCTTCACGCCGAGCAGGTTTTCGTCCTGTCCGGGGATCTGTCCATCGGGGAGCGGCGGCTGGGTCCGGGGGACTTTCACCAGGCGGATGCCGGGACGTGGCACCGGGTCAACCGGTCGGAGGCGGGCTGTACAATCCTGGCGGTCATTTCGATCGAGGATCTGATGGCGCAGCAGCAGGGTGTGCCGGCGTGAGAGGGCGGAGGGGAGGGGTGGCGGCCTGCCAGCGGGCGAAGTCGGCGCGCTGGGTTTCGCCGAGCGCCTCGGGGTGGTAGAAGCAGTCGTAGAACTCTGCGTCGAGGTGGACGGCTTGGAAGGCCGTCACGGTGCGGTAGGGGGCCAGGAAGGCGGGGAAGCGGCCGTAGCGTTGCAGGATGTAGTCGGCGTAGGCGACGGTGGCCTCGATGGCGGCTTCGGAGATGGGAGGTATTGAGCGGCCGACCTGGGCGGGGTTTTGCCACGCGTTGCGGGGGGAGTGCGGATCGAAGCTGCCGCCGGGACCGGATTTGAGAGCGACCACCGCTTCGACGGCCTGGCGCATGGAGGGGTAGGAGGGCGGGCAGAAGGGTTGCAGGAGAGGCTGGCCAAGGTGATCGAGTCCGAGCGGCCAGGACACCGGAGTGTCCCTGCCCAACCATCGCACGAGGGTTCCGACCAGGCGGCCCATGGCCAGGTAGCGGGAGGCCGGGAGGGTCCCCATGCGGAACCCGAGGGCTTCGAACCAGGCGCTCTCGTGATTGGCGAAGTTCGGGTGACCGCCAAGGCCGAGCGCCTCGCAGGCGAGGGCCAGGTTCTGCATCATCATGCCCTGCTCGACGGCTGCGAATTCGGCGACCATGGCTTCCACATGCCGGATGGTGGCGATGCGTCCACGGGCGGGATTGTCTTCGAGGTGGCCCCCCCGGCTGCGGGCGAAGCGGGCCAGACCGGCGGGGCGGAATCCGGCCCGTTCATCGACGAGGAAGGCGCCGGTGGACTCATTGAGGACATCGAGCAGTCCGTTGAGATATAGGAGGGTGAGGTCGTTGATGGGGATGAACACGGTGCCGCCCGGGGCGTGGGCCGCCCATCGATTCACATTGAGGTTATAGAGGGGGTCGATGGGAGGGGCGCTGCGGGAGGATTTCAGTTCCACGCGGAGGCGCTGGTACGCGTCGAGCCAGCGGCCCTCGCGGGCCATGGCGATCAGGTCCGGGATCTCCCCGGATGGAAGTTCGCGGGGGCGCCGCACCAGCCAGGTGCCCTGGTCGTTGGTCACGGCGATGGACACCGACTGGATGCCGTCGCCGGAGGCGATGGTGCGACCGACCAGTCCGGACATGATATTGCCGCCTTCACCGGGGGCGTAGCAGAGGTCGGCCATGGCATACCCGGTGATGCCGGCGGCGGCGAAGGCGAGGAAGGACTCCTCGTTCCCGGTGAGCGGCACGGGTGGGAACCGGCTTTGGTAGGCGAGGGGTCCGGCGGGCATGATCATGCCGGCGCCGAAGCGTCGGGAGCGGCGGTTCAGGAGGGCTTGCAGCAGCGGGTACGCGCGGAGGCGGGCGTTCTCCTCGGGGTCGCTGGCCTCGGGTGTGACCATGCCTGATGGTGTTGGGGGCCGAACACGGGCGGCAATCCCCAACCGGCGGGATCAACCGCCGCCCGAATCCTTGGCCGTAACATGCAATGGAATCACACGCGGAGACGCGGAGGCGTGAAGAGGGCATTCGACTTGGGCGTTGGCCCGACGCCGGAGATCGCTTACCGAATCGTTGAAAACAATGAGACGGTCAAAGTACAGTTGACCCAAATGCTACAAAGAACCTGACATATTATTGTTGACGATCGGTGATTCGGTCGTCCCTGGCGGGCCGAAGGGGATTACTTGGGGGGTACCGGGCAGGGAGGCTGGGTCAACAATAGTAAACAATGATGTGTCTGACTTACTATGGTTACGGGCTGCAAACCTCAACCGTCCTTCCGCCCGGTCACGGCTTTTGAAGAATCCGCGCATCCGTTTTCCGGTGGGCCACGTATCTCCGGCTGGCAATCAAACCCTATGAAGCCGTACTACCATCTACGCATCATCCTGGCCCTTGGGATTTCCCTGGCCCTTCCCGGCAGTCTTCCTGCGCAACCGATCCTGTATGGCCTGACGGACCGCGGGGAGATCGTCCGGTTCGGAACGTCAGGAGGCGAACCGATCCCAGTTCCGGCGCCTGAACCATGGCCCGAAGGCGAGGCCCTTGTGGCCCTCGACTTCCGGCCGCTGGATGGCCTGCTGTACGGGTTGAGCCGGGATGAAGAGGCGATGGGACGCCTCTATGCGGTGGATCCGGCATCGGGCGGGCGGGTGCCGGTCCCTTTGACCGGGGCGCCGCTGTCGATCCCGGGGTCGGTGGACATGGATTTCAACCCGGCGGCCTTGAACGGCGCGAACGCCCTTCGCGTGGTCACGTCGGAGGGGCTGAACTACCGATTGGTGTTCGGTGCCGACGGGGCGACGGTGAACGTGGACGGGAGGTTCAACCTGCCGGAAGGCGGGATACTCCAGGTCATAGCGACCGCCTATTCGAACAACCGCTCGGGGCGTCCGGGCGGGGGCGGGGTTGGAGGTACGCGCCAGTACGCCCTGGATGCAGCCAACAACCTGCTGTACCGCGTGAACCCGCCCAATGACGGGACCATGACCGAGCCGAAGCCGTTGGGCATCGAGTTCGAGACGGTGGGCGGGCTCGACATTGTCACGGGTTCCGACCGGGCGCTCGCCGTGCTTGAGGTCATGGGCGAACGCGGACTGTACGAGATTGACCTGGAGACGGGGCGGGCGTCGCGGCTGCGAGGGCTTCCGGCAAACCTCGTGGACCTTTCGGCGGCGATGCCGGCGGAGGTGCCGTACACGTTGGTCTATGGGCTTGATGCAGACGGTTCCCTGGTGTCGTTCACCACGGGGAACGAGGGAACAACGGCGGGCGCGATGCTGTCGGGGCTGGGACAGGGTGAGACACCGAGGGCCATCGATTTCAGGCCCTTCACCGCGGGGTTGCACTTGTTGACAGTGGACGAGGGGGGGCTGGGGCGGCTGTATGAGGTGGAGGTCGGATCGGGTGTGGCGACAGCCATTCCGTTGAGCGGGGCGGCCCTCACGGTGGAGGGTTCCGTGGACATGGATTTCAACCCGGCCGCGCTGAATGGCATCAACGCCCTGCGGATCATCACCGGGTCGGGACAGAATTACCGGCTGGTGTTCGGCGCGGAGGGGGCGGTGGTGAATGTGGATGGTGCGATGAACGGTACGGGTATCGGGGCACCGCGGGTGGTGGCGACCGCCTACTCGAACAACGGTTCCGGTCTTCCTGGCGGCGGGGGTGCCGGGGGCACTCGCCAGTTTGCCCTCGACGCCTCCACCGCCAGCCTGTTCCGGGTCAATCCGCCCAACGACGGCACGTTGATTGAACCGAAATCCCTCGGGCTGGAGATTGGCGACGTGGCGGCGTTGGACATTGGTACGAAAGAGGATCTGGCGCTGGCGATTCTGGACGTGGGCGGGGAGCGCGGCCTGTACCGGATCGATGTGGACACGGGGGTTCCGCATTGGATCCGAACCCTGCCCGGCAACGTGCTGGACCTGGCGATTCCGATGCCTGTCCGGATGACGCCTCCGGTTGCGATGGCCGGCGTGAATTCGGAGGTTCGATGGGATGGCGGCGTCGGGCCATTTGCGGTGCTGCGGGCGGACCGGGTTGAAGATCCGTTCTGCACGGTGGCCACGACGGCGACGCGAGCCGTTGGTCTGGGTTTTGAGGGGCCGTCGGGATATTTCCGCATCGCCGATCTCGCGGGGGAATCCGAGGTGCCCATGACGGTCATGATGAGTGGCGCCGCCGAGCGACCGGAACCGGTTCTGAACCTGGCGACAGGCACGGGCACGCTGCGGTTGATGGGCCGGACCTTGTCGATTGATGTCAGCTACCAGGGCCTCAGCGGACCCGCGGTGGCGGCACATCTGCACGGACCGTCGGATTCCGGGGGAACTGCCGGGGTGCTGATCGATCTTGCGCCGCTACACCAGGGAGACTTTGGGGCGGAGGGCCGGTTTGATGGCAACGTGACGATCAACGCCGAGATCCAGGCGGCGCTGCTGGGAGGCCGCACCTACATCAACGTCCACACAGCGAATCATCCCGGCGGCGAGATCCGTGGAACGGTCCTGCCTTCAAGGTTCGAGGTGATCCTGAGCGGCGAAGCGGAGCGGCCCGAGCCGGTCTTGACCCCGGCGCTCGGGTTCGGGCATCTCGCGCTGTCCGGGAACCGGCTGACCTTCGACATTCTCTATCACGGGCTCACGGGCCCGGCGGTGGCAGCTCATTTCCACGGGGCC
This genomic window from Verrucomicrobiia bacterium contains:
- a CDS encoding sigma-70 family RNA polymerase sigma factor; protein product: MVPSADRPNASDSGVAEDVGLLRRVGERDEAAFARLYDRFARPLYSVALHVVRDPITAEEVLQEVFLRIWDTAGQYDAGCGKPLTWAVVLTRNKAIDRLRANDRRRRLAEAYEARGDAPAAVTVETGSRALGEREEAALLRRALDDLPAEQRAPIELAFLSGYTQTEIASQLQLPLGTVKARIRRGMLQLRARLERGTLDTESMAPEMA
- a CDS encoding cupin domain-containing protein encodes the protein MSTEELETLAALHAAGALDGEERRVFEARLASGEFEAKEELRRFREVAARVALACAPVADPPAGLRERVLGAVRSRAPVAAAVPPVPDSDGLHFVMGSEEDGWQALPVPGARVKLLSLVKERGYAVVLGKLDPGAQYPPHRHLHAEQVFVLSGDLSIGERRLGPGDFHQADAGTWHRVNRSEAGCTILAVISIEDLMAQQQGVPA
- a CDS encoding DUF4394 domain-containing protein — translated: MKPYYHLRIILALGISLALPGSLPAQPILYGLTDRGEIVRFGTSGGEPIPVPAPEPWPEGEALVALDFRPLDGLLYGLSRDEEAMGRLYAVDPASGGRVPVPLTGAPLSIPGSVDMDFNPAALNGANALRVVTSEGLNYRLVFGADGATVNVDGRFNLPEGGILQVIATAYSNNRSGRPGGGGVGGTRQYALDAANNLLYRVNPPNDGTMTEPKPLGIEFETVGGLDIVTGSDRALAVLEVMGERGLYEIDLETGRASRLRGLPANLVDLSAAMPAEVPYTLVYGLDADGSLVSFTTGNEGTTAGAMLSGLGQGETPRAIDFRPFTAGLHLLTVDEGGLGRLYEVEVGSGVATAIPLSGAALTVEGSVDMDFNPAALNGINALRIITGSGQNYRLVFGAEGAVVNVDGAMNGTGIGAPRVVATAYSNNGSGLPGGGGAGGTRQFALDASTASLFRVNPPNDGTLIEPKSLGLEIGDVAALDIGTKEDLALAILDVGGERGLYRIDVDTGVPHWIRTLPGNVLDLAIPMPVRMTPPVAMAGVNSEVRWDGGVGPFAVLRADRVEDPFCTVATTATRAVGLGFEGPSGYFRIADLAGESEVPMTVMMSGAAERPEPVLNLATGTGTLRLMGRTLSIDVSYQGLSGPAVAAHLHGPSDSGGTAGVLIDLAPLHQGDFGAEGRFDGNVTINAEIQAALLGGRTYINVHTANHPGGEIRGTVLPSRFEVILSGEAERPEPVLTPALGFGHLALSGNRLTFDILYHGLTGPAVAAHFHGAAEASGTAGVLVDLEPFNGGAFGSSGVLGGAIDLTPDQLGILGDGRIYVNLHTAAHPAGELRGQLRSVPLGRPYMAVLNGAAERPDPVDTPARGFASFTLTGDRLAFRIGYVGLSGDAVAAHIHGPASASAVAGVLFDLQPFHRGAFRSTGIFTGAVMLLPEHRAALERGDLYLNVHTVAHPGGEIRGQIVSE